A portion of the Oxynema aestuarii AP17 genome contains these proteins:
- a CDS encoding GNAT family N-acetyltransferase, with product MNSTMDCRHIRFSDRKSEIDLHALKSLFEITAFWARDRQVEDLAVAITHSHPVISVWDRDRLIGFARATSDGIYRATIWDVVIHPEYRGVGLGSKLVETLVSHPHLNRVERVYLTTTYQQRFYERIGFEPNSTTTMVLYNEPLTSPSLPSESPVELSIEAG from the coding sequence ACGATGGATTGCCGTCATATTCGCTTCAGCGATCGCAAAAGCGAGATCGACTTGCACGCCCTCAAATCCCTGTTCGAGATTACTGCATTTTGGGCGCGCGATCGCCAAGTCGAAGATCTGGCCGTCGCCATTACCCACAGCCATCCCGTGATTTCCGTTTGGGATCGAGACCGCTTGATCGGCTTCGCACGCGCCACCTCCGACGGCATTTACCGCGCCACCATCTGGGATGTCGTCATTCATCCGGAGTATCGCGGCGTCGGACTCGGCAGCAAATTGGTCGAAACCCTCGTCAGCCACCCGCACCTCAACCGCGTCGAACGAGTCTACCTCACCACCACCTACCAACAGCGTTTTTACGAGCGCATCGGCTTCGAGCCGAATTCGACCACGACGATGGTGTTATACAACGAGCCGCTCACGAGTCCGTCCCTGCCGTCGGAATCGCCCGTGGAATTAAGCATTGAAGCCGGGTAG